The Cyclobacterium amurskyense genome contains the following window.
TTGTAATTTATCAAAAGCTCCCCCTGTTGTGCATTGAAAATTGACATATTTACTATGGCCTTATTGGTAGAACCATAAAATCCCACTAACACTCCTAAAGCTAATGAAGCACCTTCTGACATGGGTTTAGTGGTTTCAAAGGTTCCCATAATAACCGCATCAACACCAATGATTTGAGCCAACTCTTCGGGTGTATAATCTACCAGATTTTCTGTAAATATTCCATTTCTTCTTAATAAGGCATTGGTGGTGTTGGTGTCTTGAACCTTTACCTTTAATTTATTCTGTTTTTCACGCTTAAGGAACCAAGAATACATGGCTGATTGAATACTTAAACCTTCGGATTCTTCCATTTTCGCCAACTGTTCGGTACTAATATCTTTCATTTGTTTAGGCCTTAAGTTTACAGAAGCACTAAAGGGAACTATCGCAATGATTTCATGTCCTGCTGTTAGTTGATCAAAATCCGGATTTTCATAAAAATGGGTTTGCGCCGGTGCCACAAATGATAAGCAAAGCATAAAAATAAACATAAAAATTCTTTTCATTCCAGTACAATTAAATAGTTTAAGATAATTTTAAAAAAGATGTCATAACCAAAAATAAAGCTTACACATTCTAAATTTTGAGTGATGTTAAATAATTCTGGACAAATATGTAGTATTATTTTAGTTAAAACAATTTAATAGATAATGTTTGTAAATCAGGAAGGGAATTACCTATTCTATGGGATAGAAAGGAATAGTTACTAACGACGCCTGAATGGGGTAGAGGCCAATCCATTTGATTTTCAAATGACTCACTGATTTATAATATATCAAAGGAATATAGCGTCCCATCCTTTAGCGTAAAGCGAAGTCGCACCATTTTCCCTTTTAAGTCACTTAATTTTTTATTGCCCCAGCTAATCTGATTGTTAAGCCCTGAACCGGTAAATGGAGTACAATCTTCTGAAGTCCAGCCCTCTAATGGTTCATCACGAATCGCCGAACGAACCTCAACTCGAATCTCTCCCGCTGCATCGGCATTGATAAATAAATCTCCGTTGACTTCAAAAGGACGGGTAAGAATTCTGCCCAGCGTATCTGCCTGTGAGCGAGCACCGAATAATCGATCTAGTTTGGTCGTAGCAACTCCAATGGCAGGGCTACCAGGGCTGTCATGATTTGACTTGTTGCCAGAATAGTAAAACATCATTTCATTACCTTTGATGACGGGTTCTGAAATGCGTATTTGTCCTGCGTCCCACTCATTTTCCTTACCCAAATTTAAAGGACTCTTTTGGGCATTGGCTGGTAATCGATTCCAGTGATAGGCATCATTACTCCAGACCAATTCTGCAGTGACTTTTTCTGTTTTTCCGGGGGCATAAAGTTGAAGAAATCCAAAAAATAAATCACCTCTTCTAATAACAGTTATACCATAAAAATCGCTCACATCTCCTTCTTCAGGGACCATTACCGTGCGTTCATGCGTCCAATTCACTAAATCATCACTATCTACGACTGCAATGCGCCTTCTATTAACATGTTTTATACCTTCACCAGCATAGGCTTTCGGACGTACATAGACAAACCAGCGCTTGCGAACTTCATCGAAGACAAAGTTATTTCTTGTGTCACTGTGGTACCAGACTGCAGGATTTTTAAATGAACTACTGAAAGTCTTTCCATCTGCAGAATAGGATACAAATACCCCTCCAGCTTCATTATGTATAGCAACAAATCTATTCTCCGCCGCATTTGATGCTGGGTTAAACTCAACATCAATATCCTGGGTTTTTTCCTTCCCCAATTTGACCAAATTGGTTTTTTTATAGGAAGCGTCTTTTCGATCAAATAGGTTCAATATTGGTTTCTTCCATTTGATGCCATCCTTTGATTCTGCGTAAGCAATATTGTAAGAAAAAGGAAGTTTGCTATAATAAGAAGCAGAGTCCCATACACTGTACCACATTTTGTATAATTGATCCTGGGGATCAAATAAAACTTTCCCACCCAATAAAGGCCCTGTTCCCTCCCAGGGATGTTCCTTAACAACAATTGGATTTCCGGCGTATTTTTTAAGCGGAACAACAAAACGCTCAATCATCCAGCGATCCTCAATTATTCTGTCATCTATGACAAAATATGGGCCTTTAACAGGTAGCTTGTCTAGCTGTTTGTCCGATTTGAGCTTTTCCCATGGTTCCAGATTATTTTTTTGACCAAAGCCTTCTGTCAAAGCAAAAAGGCTTAATGCCAAACAACTTACTTTTAATAAATTCATATTTATCCCTATTCTAGCTTCTAGATAAAATGTTAATTCCCATATAAGAAACGATAATAAATTCATTTATTCAGTATAAATGTGTTATAAATGATTCTTTTTGTTTTAAGTTATGATTTGTTCGATTGTCCGTATTTTGTTTTTGATCAAAGTTGACTTTTTTATAGTGCGGAGTTCGTTAAATAGTTTGATACATTAATTAAAAATCAACTTTACCACATTTCTTTTGGATCTACTAAATTAAAACCTCCTTACAGTCGTGATCGTTAATTCAAGATCTGGAGCCCTTCAAGTCAAAAAGTCAATTTTTTGTCAAATTAATACTTTTTAGCAGTCAGATTGTCATTCAATTATTTAAACCCGAAATATGCAATAGACATTCTATTAAGTGCTGAAATCGATTTAAAATAAGCCACTTCGTTGCTGTTTGAAGATTTCACCATAGCGGTGCTATGCTAAAATCTTCAAACAGTCTGATTGTCTTGCGATTGCAACACTTCCAGTAAACACGGGACAGGCTATTACGAATCCTATTATACATAATCCGGGTTAAAACAACAGTAGATTTATGGCACAGGTTTTGTTCCTTACGGTTTTTGCGAAATGAAAATAAAGGTTGGAATTGCTAACATTTTTAATCTTAAAACGTAATTAAATTCACTATTATTAGATCATACATTGTAAATGATAGGCAATGGTTATTTGGGTTATATAGGTGGTGTAGTTTAAAATTTGATTCGATTGTTATGGAAACTTCTTATTTAGATTATTACAAAAGGATAATTAAAAAGGTGAGCTTTGATTTAGGTTTGTTAAAAGATGAGCTCAATAAAGCCAATCAAATCCTTACTGTGGAAGAAAAGGCCCGCTTGAAGAAGTGGATGCTTAGAAATGGACTTTATACCGAAAAACTAAGAGGAAATGCTTTTTAGTAGATTAGGTAAGGCTTTGTTCTATTAATCTGAATTCTGTGAGCACTTTATAACTCCACTATAATGATAAAAAGTAGGACCAATTGGATAAATTTGATGCGATTCCATCAGGAAATACAATGGCTAAAGAAATTTTGGGTTAAATCCATCCAAATGGAGGGAAAGCAGTTTGTCATTACAGGCCTACTTTCCCTCTATTTTTTTGTCCAGATGCATAAATTTTAGTCAGGCCATTTCATTTTTTTCGAGTAATGACTTTTATCTCCTTAGAATGAGGAAAAATGGTTGATTGGAAAGGAATTATTCCTCAATTTTACTTGAGACCATTGCGGCCAATTTCCATTTGCCTTTTACCTTGTGTAGATTTCGTACTTCATAGCTTTTGTAATCCTGTCCATCGAGTTTCATGTTTTGAACATAGATTACAAAAGCCTGATTTCCATTAACCGAAAAATCGAAATCAGAAGTTTCTAATGTAGCTTTTATTGGATTGGAATTGTTTTCCATATCCTCTTTCATAGACTTGCTAATCTCTTCCCAGTTGTCGGATCTAAAACCTGCATTTGTTACTAAAAAGGATACCTCGTTTTTAGAATCCCATTGTGCCGCCCAGGCATCATAATCTCGATTCATATAGGCAGTAGTTTCAGCAGTCAGAACATTTTTTATAGAAGCCTCTTCTTGTTTTTGAGCATAAAGCATGGTAACAAGAAACATAAGGAAAATTGTGAGTGTGGTTTTCATGGTTTTTTGTTTTAGAATTGAATTATTTCACTTATAAAATGTCCATCTGTACACATATTACCTAAAGGCTTCTAAAGACAGTTTTGATCTCAGGTTTGTAAGTTGCAATTCACTTGGTTTTTGATGCAAATAATTCCACCCTTTTTAAGGGTTATGAGGGGGTTGGGGTTAATCTTTTTTTGAAAGTATAACCAGATTAAAGGCCAATATTTAACTTTAGGAGATTGTTTCAATTATAATATCAAATAAAATTAAATACTAAATATTTAGTAAAATTTATATTTTTATATTATAAAATAATAATTTAACGATTATTATTTTATAATAATAGTAATATGTAAAATAATAAGAATAAATATTATCGTAATTTATTTTTATTATTTGGGAATAGGAAAAAGTAGGTAAGGAAATAAGCAATGAAGAAAACTAATTTCCGCATTACAGATTAAAAGCAGAAGGTGTAAGTATTAAAATCAGAAGAAGCACATAGTAATCAAAACAAGGTTATTAAAATTATATAAAAAATATGTGTATTTATGTTTCTCATTGAATCCAGGTATTTTGGGATAATGAGATGCAGTAATAGTATAAAACCTACCCACCGGTTTAATTCAGAATGAACAATTAATTAGTTCATCAAAAGCTGAAAAATGCAGAAAAAATACCCTGATCACGGTATTTTTAATCTTACCAACCTTCGTACCTTTGAATCAGGTGATAAATAAACTTTTCAAAATGGAATTTTTCCATTGTAAATGGTGGGTAATCGTTAAACTATTTTTTTACCCACTATTTTAATTCTTTCCTCCGCACTGTAGATATTAAAACTTTCATTTTTTAAAAATCCGACCAAAGTCATTTGTTTTTCCTTGGCAAGTGCCACAGCAAGATGTGTAGGAGGACCAAAAGCAAGTAAAATGGAAATGCCTGCATTAATGGCCTTTTGTGCCATCTCGTAGCTTACACGTCCACTTAACAAGACTATCTTTTCTTTACTCAGTTCAATATTGGCTTGCATACTTGCCCCGATAAGTTTGTCCAAAGCATTGTGTCGTCCAATATCTTCCCTTAACAATAAGAGTTTACCATTCTGATCATACAATGCAGCGGCATGCAGTCCCCCGGTATATTTGAAAGCTGTTTGAGAGGATTGTAGGTTTTCAGGAATGGATAAGATCGTTTCCGGATCTATTTGCCATTGTTTATTAAGTGGTAAAGCTCCATTTTCACATTTCACGGCTTCAATTGCCGTTTTTCCACACACCCCACAACTGGAGTTGGTATAAAAGTTTCTGCCTAGTTTCTTGAGGTCTATAGGATGTCCTTTTACGAATTGAACAATCAGTACATTTCCTTTTTCTTCTGGTTTTACTTTTTGGCAATACCTTATCAACAGAATATCGCTGTGGTTTCTGATGATTCCTTCTGCAAATAAAAAGCCAGTAACTAGGTCAAAATCATTTCCTGGGCTGCGCATGGTTACCAACAAATCTTTCTTATGCCATTCTCCATTTTGCTCAAACTCAAGTCGAATTTGTAAGGGCTCTTCTACTGCTAGCAGGTCCTGTAGTTCAGTGAAGTCTGGTTTATTGTACCTGTGAATACTGCTGAAACTTACTAGGCTATCTGTTGCTTTCATTATCCAATTTTTCCAAAAATACTTCTATATATTTTGAGGCGGGGCAATGGCTTTCTTCTGAATTATTATCCAATGCTACCAGTACATTTCCTTCTGGGAAATAAACGGATAGGCATCCTTGGGAAATGTTATAAGGGACTACCTGAAAACCTTCAAGTACCCGTTTTTCACCCTCAAAAACACTTGTCAACCGCACCAGATCACCGGCTTTACACCCATATTGAAGCATGTCATCTTCATTCATCATGACCACTTCCCGGCTATTGCTTATCCCTCTATAACGGTCATCATAGCCATAAATGGTGGTGTTAAATTGGTCGTGACTTCTTACGGTCATGAGTATAAAGGGAGTTTCAGGATTTCTGGCTTTATTAAGTGGATTTATTGTCAGCCGGGCTTTCTTGTCCGCTGTATTAAAATCTCTTTCTCTGGCACCATTGGGAAGGTAAAAGCCTCCTGCTTTTTTTACTCTTTCGTTGTAGGCATCAAACCCTGGAATGACCTCCTCAATTTTATCCCTTATTAGTTCGTAATTTTCTTTCATTCCTTCCCAGTCAGTGGTATTGTTTTTACCTAATACCGCTCGGGCCATGTCACAAACAATGGCTACCTCGCTTTTGAGCTCTGGTGAAGCTGGTGGCAGGTCCCCATGTGACATTCTAACTCGTCCTGCAGTGTCCTCAGTACTGACAAACTGAGAGCCATGGCTGCTAATGTCTTCTTCTGTTCTGCCTAGGCAGGGTAAGATTAGGGCTGTTTTTCCATGAATAAGGTGGCTTCTATTTAGTTTGGTAGAAACATGCAGGGTAAGCGAACATTGTTTTAAGCCATCAAAGACTTTCTCCGTATCAGGAGCTGCCAATGCGAAATTACCACCCATCCCCATAAAAACTTTGCCTTTACCATTAGCCATGGCCTGAATAGCGCCCACAGCATGAACACCTTCTTTTTTAGGAGGTTGAAAGTCAAAGGCTTTTCCCAACCGCTGCATAAAGCGTTCTGGCATTTTTTCCCATATTCCCATGGTTCGGTCACCCTGAACATTGGAGTGCCCTCTTACCGGTAGAGTGCCAGCCCCTGGTTTTCCTATAGCTCCCTTCAACAAAAGGATATTTACGATTTCTCTTATGGTGTTTTCTGCATTTCTATGTTGGGTAATGCCCATCGCCCAGGCGATGATAATGTTTTTCTTTTCTATAAGAAGATTGGCAGCTTCCTTAATTTGATTTTCAGGAACGCCACTTTCCAAGATTAACTGGTCCAATTTGCATTTTTCAATATGCGCGCAAAGCGCTTGATAGCCAGTGGTTTTTTCTGAGATAAATGCATGATCAAATACTTTTCCAGGATTTTGTTTTTCTGCTTCTAAAAGCATTTTAAGCAAGGCTTTCAACAAAGGTAGGTCCCCGTTGACTTTTACCTGTAAGTGAAGGTCATGTATAGATGTAGGTTTTCCAATCCACTCCCAAGGTTTTTGCGGATGGCGAAATTGCAATAAGCCTGTTTCCGGCAAAGGATTCACTGAAATTATCTTTCCTCCCTTGTTTTTCAATTCCTCCATTGCCGTAAGCATTCTGGGTGCATTGGTCCCAGGGTTTTGCCCCATCACTATCAATAAATCTGCTTTTGGAATATCATTTAGCACTACGGAAGCTTTACCAATTCCTACGGTATCGGTTAGGGCTTTACCTGATGCTTCATGGCACATATTAGAACAATCTGGGAGGTTGTTAGTGCCGAATTGCCTTACAAAACACTGGTAGAGAAAAGCGGCTTCATTGCTAGTTCGGCCTGAAGTATAGAAAATGGCTTGGTCAGGTGTGTCAAGGGCATTGAGTTCTGCGGCAATCAGTTCAAAGGCAGCTTTCCAAGTAATAGGTGTGTAATGCGTATCCTTCTCTTTTAATACCATAGGTCGAGTGAGCCTACCTTGCTTTTCCAGCCAATGATCTGATTTCTCCAATAAATTCTCAATGCTGTTTTGCTCGAAAAAGGAATTGTCAATGCTTTTTGAACTTCCTTCCCAAGCTACAGCTTTGGCACCATTTTCACAATATTCTGCGATTTTGGAGACTTTATCTGCATCAGGATCTGGCCAGGCACAGCTCGGACAATCAAAGCCATTTGGTTGGTTAAGTTTAAAAAGGGTTTTCACTCCTTTTCCTATATGGGTCTCCTCCCAGATTCTATAGGCTACGGTCTGTATGGATTTTAGCCCGGCGGCTGTTTCTGCTGGGGGACTGATTTTAACTTTTCTTTTTGGAAGTATAGGCATTTTTGAAAATCTCAGAGGAGTTTGAAATTTATTTATTACAAGGTAAAAAGAATTATAATTTTAAGCTAAAAGGAAGTGGATTGTTCAAAAAGCGGCTATTTTTCTTTCATGACTTTATTATATGCTTGGTCTATTATTTGACCTACACTTCCATTTATTATTAAAGGATTTTACCGCCCAATAAAAGTATGTTTTTATTTACATGATTAACCTTTATATTTAAATTGCTTTAACCTGAATTTTGTCAAATATAAATACACCCAATGTCTCCAAAAAATATTTTACTCTACTGCCTTATTTTTACCGGTTTATTTCAGTCCTGTGGAACGGATGTACAGGAGAAGAAACCCTACAATATATTATTTATTGCCATTGATGACCTAAGGCCCGAACTGGGTATTTATGGAAATGAAATCATCAAGACGCCCAATTTGGATGCCATAGGTAATTCAGGGACAATTTTTGAAAATCACTACGTTCAGGTGCCTACTTGTGGTGCTTCCCGTTGCAGTATACTTACAGGAATGCTTCCAAGTAGTCGAGCACATCTAAAAAATTCTGCCATTGAAAAAATGATGGCCGATGTGCCCGAAGGAGAACGACCGGAAAGTTTTGTTCATCACCTGAAAAGGAATGGTTATTATACAGTTGGCATTGGCAAAATCAGTCATTCAATAGAAGGTCTTGTTTATGGTTATGAAGAAAGCCCCGAAGGAGCAAAAGCGGAAATGCCTTACAGTTGGGATGAGATGCTTTTTGATGCAGGAAAGTGGGGGAATGGCTGGAATGCTTTTTTCGGCTATGCAGATGGCTCAAACAGGCAAGGTAAAAAGAAACAGGTAAAACCATACGAGGCAGGAGATGTATCTGATGAAGGTTATCCAGATGGACTTTCTACTCAATTGGCCATAAAAAAACTTAGAGAATTGGCGGATAAAGAAGAGCCGTTTTTTATGGGCTTGGGTTTATTTAAACCACACTTGCCATTTACTTCTCCCAAAAAGTATTGGGACTTGTACGATAGGGATGAAATTCCCTTATCAGGGTCTCCGGATATTCCCGAAAATATCGATTTGAGCAGTTTACAAAGAAACGGAGAGTTCAATCAGTATGCTCTGGGAGAAGAAAAAGCCAGTCTAGAGCAGCCCTTATCAGATGAGTATGCCAGAAAGCTTAGGCATGCATATTATGCAGCAGTAAGTTACAGTGATGCCTTGGTAGGTAAAGTTATGCAGGAGCTAGATGAGTTGGGCTTGTCCGATAATACCATTGTTGTCGTGTGGGGCGATCATGGATGGCATCTTGGAGACCAAAGGGTATGGGGTAAACATACCATTTTTGAAACTGCGTTAAGAAGTCCCTTAATAATAAAGGTCCCGGGTCAGGAAGCCCGCAGAATTTCTTCGGAAATGCCTGTCAGCAGTATTGACCTTTACCCGACCTTAATGGAACTAACAGACATTCCTACCAATTTCCCATTGGATGGGCAAAGTCTGATGCCATTGATTAAAGAGGGGAAAGATGAGAGCAGAGAAGCATTGGCCTTTAGTTACTTTAATAATGGTATTTCAATGCGAACAGACAAGTATCGCTTGATGAAATATTTCAGAGAGGAAACGCCAAAAATTGAATTGTACGACCATGTCAATGATCCTTTGGAGACAAAAAATATAGCTGCTGAGCAGCCTGAATTGGTTGAGCAGCTCTTGGTTCAATTAGAAAAAGGAGACACTGGACTGTATTCGAAAAAGAACAATTAATCATAAAAGCCAAAATGAAATTTATTCAAAATAGCCTACCCATTTATACGCTACTTTCGGCCATTTTTTTAATTGCTGCAGTATCTTGCGCCAGTAGCAAGGAAGAAGAAGTCCTTGAAAAGCCAAATATCATTTATATTCTTGCTGATGACCTCGGCTATGGAGACTTGAGCTTTCTAGGTCAGACTAAATTCAAAACCCCAAATATTGATAAATTGGCGGCTGAGGGAATGGTTTTTACCCAGCATTACGCCGGAACGACTGTTTGCGCCCCTTCCCGTTCGGCACTGATGACAGGTTTACATACCGGACATACACAAGTTAGAGGTAATAGAGGGTTAAATGGAGGGCAATTTCCATTAAAAGAAGGAACACAAACCTTGGCTACTTTATTGAAAGAGGCTGGATATGCAACCGGGGCTTTCGGGAAATGGGGTTTGGGTTATCCAGGATCGGAGGGAGAACCACTAAACCAGGGTTTTGATGTGTTTTTCGGTTTTAACAGTCAGACAATTGCCCATAATTATTATCCTAGAGAGTTATGGGACAATGATAAAATTATAACACTTGAAGGTAATCAGGGTACGGAACAAGGGCAATATGCACCTAACCTTATTCAGGAAAAAAGATTGGCCTTTATTGAGAAGAATAAGGATAATCCTTTCTTTATGTTTGTCCCTACTATAGTTCCACATGCAGAACTTTTTGCTCCAGAAGAATACATGGAAAAATTTCTCACCAAAACAAATCCTGAACCGCCTTATCAATATGAAAGCAAACTTGGGCCTGAAACTTATTATGATGGTTTAGATGATCCCGAACATCCACGATATAAGGCGGGTGGTTACGGATCACAGGCTTATCCTCACGCTGCTTTTGCCGCCATGGTCACCTTATTGGATGATCATGTTGGTCAGATCGTAAGCAAATTGGAGGAATTAAATCTTCTGGAAAACACTATTGTTATTTTCACTTCAGATAACGGTCCACATCTTGAAGGAGGAGCAGATCCGGATTTTTTCAATAGCAATGGCCCTTTTCAGGGATACAAAAGAGACTTGCATGAAGGGGGAATTCATGTGCCAATGATTGTAAGTTGGCCTACAAAAGTCAAAAAAGGAAGTGAAACTGATCATGTTAGTGCTTTTTGGGATATTTTGCCTACATTTTCTGATATTGTAGGAATTGAAACGGTAGGGACTTTGGATGGAATCTCATTCCTTCCCACCCTTTTAGGTGCCGATGACCAACCTACTCATTCCCACCTTTACTGGGAGTTTCATGAAAAAGGAGGAAAACAGGCAATAAGAAAAGGTAAATGGAAAGGAATAAAGTTAAATGTTTTTGAAGGAAATGAAACGATTCAGCTTTATGATCTAGAGCAAGATCCAGGGGAGACTAAAGACTTGGCCAGCGAATACCCTGAAGTAGTAGAAGAAATAAAAGGCTTAATGCAAAGTTCCAGGACAGAGGATTCTGAGTGGCCATTTGAAGAGAAAATTGAAAGGGATGTTAAGAACAACTAAAAGTATTCTGGTTTTAATTTGTCTAGCAGTAGTCTTTTCTTGTTCACAGGAAAACAATAATTCTAAAGCAAAAGATTACCGTACATGGGAGCATTATCGTGCTTCAAAAACAGCGGCTCAATTTTCAGGTTTGGATCAAATAAACAAGGAGAATGTTCATTTGTTGCAGCCGGCATGGACTTTTCATACGGGTGACAGTAAGGAGAGAACACCCATGGAATGCAATCCAATGATCATAGGGAAGGTCATGTACGTGAGTTCTCCTCAGCTTGATTTGATTGCTTTAGACGCTGAAAAGGGAACAGAACTTTGGCGTTTTGATCCTGAGGTTTTTGGTCAGTCAGGAGGAGTAAATAGAGGCTTTTTTCACTATAAGGAAGGGGAGCGCATTCGCATTTTTATGGCAGTTGGCTATTATCTTTTTGCTATAGATGGTGAATCAGGAGAATTGGTCTCTGAATTTGGGGAAGAGGGGAAGTTAGATTTGCGTAAAAACCTCGGTGTTGATCCGGAAAGCCTTTCTATTTCTCTTAGTACACCTGGGATAGTGTTTGGAGATTTGATAATAATTGGTTCAGCAACAGGGGAGGGCTATGATGCTTCTCCCGGACATATCAGGGCATACAATGCTAAAACGGGAGCTTTTGAATGGATATTTCATACTATTCCTAAAGAAGGTGAAGTTGGATATGATACTTGGCGTTGGCAAGAAGGAGAAAACTATGGAGGCACCAATAATTGGGGAGGATTGAGTTTGGATGAGGAACAAGGATGGGTTTATGTTTCTACCGGTTCACCTGCCTATGATTTTTATGGAGGAAACAGGATAGGAGAAAATCTATTTGGGAATTCCATCGTAGCCTTGGATGCTAGAACAGGGGAAAGGAAATGGCATTATCAGGCAGTTACCCATGATATTTGGGATTATGACTTGCCTTGTGCGGCCACTTTAGTGGATCTACCTACTGAAAATGGTACAGTGAAAGCGCTGGTACAACCTACTAAGATGGGAGAACTGATTATATTGGACAGGATAACAGGGGAATCCTTATTGGATATGGAAGTGAAAAATGCACCTCCTTCCTATGTGCCTGGAGAAGTAGCTCATCCCAGCCAAAAGTTTAACCAGGGAATTACTGTTGTGAGACAAGGCTTGGACAGTACAAGGTTGACAAATATTTCTGCTGAAGCCAATGCTTATGCGAAAAATGAATTTAGAAAATACCGAAACGAAGGTATGTACACTCCCCCGAGTCTGGAGGGAACAATCACCAATCCAGCCACAAGAGGAGGAATGATTTGGGGAGGGGCCTCCTATGACCCTGTCAACCAAATGCTCTATGTCAATGCGAATGAAATTCCCATGATTTTACAGTTACGTAATATTTCTGAAAATCAAGATGGTAAAGGTTTGAATGGAATGCTACCTGGGAGAAGTACTTACCTGTCCAACTGCTCCAACTGTCATGGTGCAGACTTACAAGGCCTAACGGATGCATTTCCTTCCCTGAAAAACATAAAAGACAGACATTCACGAGAATCTTTGGCTAAGATAATTACCCAGGGGAATGGTTTGATGCCAGCATTCCAAGGTTTCAATAAAGAAAAGTTAAATGCGTTATTGGATTACTTGCTTGAAGTAGAGCCTGTATCGGATCCTATCCATGATATCAAAGAGGAAGCAGGAGCCACAGACAGGTATGTTTTACAAGGCTTTCGACTTTTTACAGATGAGGAAGGTTTTCCAGCAAGTATGCCACCTTGGGGTACTTTGAATGCCATTGATTTAACAACAAATACCATTAAATGGAAGGTGCCCTTGGGTGAATATCCTAAATTAAAAGAGAGGGGAGTTGCACCTACCGGAACACAGAATTTTGGGGGTTGTGTAGCCACTGCAGGTGGACTGGTTTTTATGGGAGGGACACCTGATGAAATGTTCAGGGCTTTTGATGTTTTCACGGGAGAAATCCTTTGGGAATACAAACTTCCATTTGGAGCTTATGCAGTTCCTTCAATTTATGAAGTGGAGGGGAGGCAATATGTAGTCATTGCAGCTGGCGGAGCGAATAGGTTGGGCACTCCTGCGGGTGATGCTTATGTGGCATTTGCCTTGCCTGAA
Protein-coding sequences here:
- a CDS encoding pyrroloquinoline quinone-dependent dehydrogenase, which produces MLRTTKSILVLICLAVVFSCSQENNNSKAKDYRTWEHYRASKTAAQFSGLDQINKENVHLLQPAWTFHTGDSKERTPMECNPMIIGKVMYVSSPQLDLIALDAEKGTELWRFDPEVFGQSGGVNRGFFHYKEGERIRIFMAVGYYLFAIDGESGELVSEFGEEGKLDLRKNLGVDPESLSISLSTPGIVFGDLIIIGSATGEGYDASPGHIRAYNAKTGAFEWIFHTIPKEGEVGYDTWRWQEGENYGGTNNWGGLSLDEEQGWVYVSTGSPAYDFYGGNRIGENLFGNSIVALDARTGERKWHYQAVTHDIWDYDLPCAATLVDLPTENGTVKALVQPTKMGELIILDRITGESLLDMEVKNAPPSYVPGEVAHPSQKFNQGITVVRQGLDSTRLTNISAEANAYAKNEFRKYRNEGMYTPPSLEGTITNPATRGGMIWGGASYDPVNQMLYVNANEIPMILQLRNISENQDGKGLNGMLPGRSTYLSNCSNCHGADLQGLTDAFPSLKNIKDRHSRESLAKIITQGNGLMPAFQGFNKEKLNALLDYLLEVEPVSDPIHDIKEEAGATDRYVLQGFRLFTDEEGFPASMPPWGTLNAIDLTTNTIKWKVPLGEYPKLKERGVAPTGTQNFGGCVATAGGLVFMGGTPDEMFRAFDVFTGEILWEYKLPFGAYAVPSIYEVEGRQYVVIAAGGANRLGTPAGDAYVAFALPEN